The sequence below is a genomic window from Streptococcus oralis.
CCAACACAGATACAAGCACCTTCTCATCAACATTTGGTGCGAATCCGACAACTTTTAACTATCTTCTAGATTATTATGCAGATAATACTGCTGTTATTACCAATCTCGTAGATGGTTTGTTAGAGAATGACAGCTATGGCAACCTAACGCCAGCTCTAGCTGAGGATTGGTCTGTTTCAGCAGATGATTTGACCTATACCTACAAACTCAGAAAAGATGCCAAGTGGTACACAGCCGATGGAGAAGAGTATGCTCCAGTCAAAGCTCAGGATTTTGTCACTGGGATCAAATATGCCGCTGACAACAAGGGGCAAGCCATGGATCTGATCCAAAATTCAATCAAGGGATTGAATGACTATGTGACGGGTGTGACTAATGACTTTTCAACTGTTGGTGTCAAAGCATTGGATGATTACACAGTCGAGTACACTTTAACTCGACCAGAGCCGTATTGGAATTCAAAAACAACCAATAGTATCCTTTTCCCAGTCAACGAAGAGTTCTTGAAATCAAAGGATAAAGATTTTGGAACCTTGACACCAGACAGTATCCTTTATAATGGTCCATATTTGTTAAAAGATTTTACATCAAAATCGTCAATCGAATATGTGAAGAATCCACACTACTATGACCATGATAAAGTGACCATTGAAAAAGTTAAATTAGCCTATTTTGATGGCTCTGATCAAGAGATGACCATTCGAAACTTTGAAAGTGGTGCCTATTCACTTGCGGGAGTCTATCCAAATAGCTCGAGCTATGCCAAGACGAAAGAAAAATACCAAGACAATATTGTTTATAGCTTACAAGACAAGACTTCTTGGTACTTCAACTTTAATGTAAACCGTAAAGCCTATAACCATACTGCTAAAACATCAGACCAGCAAAAGAACTCAACGCAAACAGCGATTTTAAATAAAAACTTCCGTCAGGCCTTGAACTTTGCCATCGATCGTACAGCCTACTCTGCCCAATCTAACGGGCAAGAAGCAGCAAGTAATACCCTTCGTAATACCCTTGTTCCCCCTACATTTGTGCAAGTGGGAGATAAGAGCTTTGGGGAAGTGGTCTCTTCTAAACTTGTTCAGTATGGAACAGAATGGTCAGAAATCAACTTGTCGGATGCCCAAGACGGTTACTTTAACAGGGAAAAGGCTCAAGCAAAATTTGCGGAAGCTAAAAAGGAATTGGAAGCCCAAGGGGTGACCTTCCCCATTCATTTGGACATCCCGGTTGATCAAACCAATAAAAATGCAGTTTCTGGTATGAATTCACTTAAACAGACACTTGAAACAGTACTAGGTTCTGATCATGTCGTCATTGATGTTCAGCAACTTTCAACGGATGACTTTGGGAATGTCGCTTTCCTAGCTCCAAATCCAGCAGCTCGTGATTACGATTTGAACTTTGATGGCTGGGTTGGTGATTACCAAGATCCGTCAACTTATCTGGATCCATTTAATGCAGAAGATGGCTTCTATCTCAAGATTTTCGGTTTAGATGCTAAGGAAGATCAGGATAAAATTAAGAGTTTGGGATTGGATACCTATACGAAACTTCTAAAAGAAGCAGATGCTGAGAATAAAGACGTTTCTAAACGTTATGAAAAATACGCTGAAGCTCAAGCTTGGATGATTGACAATTCTCTAGTCATGTCTGCTATGTCAAATGGTGGTACGGCCTCTGTAACCAAAGTAACTCCATTTACACGTGCCTACTCTCTAGTGGGAATCAAAGGTGATGGAAATAACTACAAGTATATGAGACTGCAAAAAGATCCTGTTACCAAGAAACAATTTGATGAAGCCAAGACTAAGTGGGAAGAAGAGAGTAAAAAGGCTATCGAAAAGAGCCAAAAAGAATTTAAAAATCATATCAAATAACGGCGAAAACAAGGTTTCCTTCAAGAGGCCTTGTTTTTTGTTTGCCAAAATTCTCGATGCTGAAAGCCCTAACTTCAAAAAATGATCAAGAAAAAGGAATGAAAACGCTGAGAATTGTGGGAATGAATGGAATTTACTCTACTTTTGTGATATAATTACTTTAATTATTATAGTATAGGGGAGTGTCATGACGAAACGTTCAAAGAGATCTCGCTCAGGAAAAGTAAAGCGAAGCGTTAACATAGCCTTGTTAACTGTTTATCTATTGTTGGCTAGCTTTTTATTGTTTTTGATTTTTAAATACCATATCCTTGCTTTTAGATATTTTAATCTAGTGGCAACTGCGTTAGTTCTACTAGTTGCCTTAGCAGAGCTACTCTTGATTATCTATAAAAAAGCTGAAAAATTTACTATTTTTCTGTTGGTGCTCTCTATCCTTGTGAGCTCTGTTTCACTTTTTGCAGTACAGCAGTTTGTTGGACTGACCAATCGTTTAAATGCGACTTCTAATTACTCAGAATATTCTATCAGTGTTGCTGTTTTAGCAGATAGTGAGATTGGAAATGTTACGCAACTGACGAGTGTGACAGCACCGACTGGGACTGATAATGAAAATATTCAAAAACTACTAGCTGATATCAAGTCAAGTCAGAATACCGATTTGACGGTCAATCAGAGTTCGTCTTACTTGGCGGCTTACAAGAGTCTGATTGCAGGTGACACCAAGGCCATTGTCTTAAATAGTGTCTTTGAAAATATCATCGAGTCAGAGTATCCGGACTATGCGTCAAAGATTAAAAAGATTTATACTAAGGGATTCACTAAAAAAGTAGAAGCTCCTAAAACTTCAAAGAGTCAGTCTTTTAATATCTATGTGAGTGGTATTGATACTTATGGTCCGATTAGTTCAGTGTCGCGTTCAGACGTCAATATCCTGATGACTGTTAATCGAGATACCAAGAAAATTCTCTTGACCACAACGCCACGTGATGCTTATGTACCAATCGCAGATGGTGGAAATAATCAAAAAGATAAATTGACCCATGCGGGCATTTATGGAGTTGATTCATCCATTCACACCTTAGAAAATCTCTATGGGGTGGATATCAATTACTATGTGCGATTGAACTTCACTTCGTTTTTGAAATTGATTGATTTGTTGGGTGGGGTAGATGTTTATAATGATCAGGAATTCACAGCTCTTGCTAATAAAAAACACTATTCTATCGGTAATGTCCATTTAGATTCAGAAGAGGCACTCGCTTTTGTTCGCGAGCGCTACTCTCTAGCAGATGGTGACCGCGACCGCGGGCGCAATCAACAAAAGGTGATTGTGGCTATCCTTCAAAAATTAACGTCGACCGAAGCACTGAAAAATTATAGTACGATTATTGATAGCTTGCAAGATTCTATCCAAACAAACATGCCGCTTGAGACCATGATGAACTTGGTCAATGCTCAGTTAGAAAGTGGTGGAACTTACAAAGTGAATTCGCAAGACTTGAAAGGTACAGGACGGATGGATCTTCCTTCCTATGCGATGCCAGATAGCAACCTCTATATGATGGAAATTGACGACAGTAGCCTTGCATCTGTCAAAACTGCTATTCAAGACGTGTTGGAGGGAAGATGAAATGATTGATATTCATTCGCACATTGTCTTTGATGTAGATGATGGTCCCAAGTCGAGAGAGGAAAGCAAGGCCCTCTTGACAGAAGCCTACAGGCAGGGGGTGCGAACCATTGTCTCTACCTCTCATCGTCGCAAGGGCATGTTTGAAACTCCAGAAGAGAAGATAGCAGAAAATTTTCTTCAGGTTCGGGAAATAGCTAAGGAAGTTGCGAGTGACTTGGTCATTGCTTATGGGGCGGAAATTTACTACACACCAGATGTTCTGGATAAGTTGGAAAAAAAGCAGATTCCGACCCTCAATGATAGTCGTTATGCCTTGATAGAGTTTAGTATGAACACCCCTTATCGCGATATTCATAGCGCCTTGAGCAAGATCTTGATGTTGGGAATTACTCCAGTCATTGCCCACATCGAGCGCTATGATGCTCTTGAAAATAATGAAAAATGCGTTCGAGAACTGATCGATATGGGCTGTTACACGCAAGTAAATAGTTCACACATCCTCAAACCCAAACTTTTTGGAGAACGTTATAAATTCATGAAAAAAAGAGCTCAGTATTTTTTAGAGCAGGATTTGGTTCATGTCATTGCAAGTGATATGCACAATCTAGACGGTAGACCTCCTCATATGGCAGAAGCATATGACCTTGTTACTCAAAAATACGGAGAAGCGAAGGCTCAAGAACTCTTTATAGACAATCCTCGAAAAATTGTAATGGATCAACTAATTTAGGAGAAATGATGAAAGAACAAAATACGATAGAAATCGATGTATTTCAATTACTTAAAACCTTGTGGAAACGCAAGCTAATTATTTTATTAGTGGCACTTGTGACAGGTGCGGGAGCTTTTGCATATAGCACTTTTATCGTTAAGCCAGAATATACGAGTACTACGCGTATTTACGTAGTGAATCGCAATCAAGGAGATAAGCCGGGGTTGACAAATCAGGACTTGCAGGCAGGATCTTATCTGGTAAAAGACTACCGTGAGATTATCCTTTCGCAGGATGTATTGGAAAAGGTAGCGACAAATTTGAAATTGGATATGCCAGCAAAAACGTTAGCCGGCAAAGTTCAAGTGACTGTACCAACTGACACTCGTATCGTTTCAATTTCTGTCAAGGATAAACAACCAGAGGAAGCCAGTCGCATCGCTAATTCTCTACGAGAAGCTGCTGCAGAAAAGATCATCGCTGTAACGCGAGTATCTGATGTAACGACGCTTGAAGAAGCGCGACCAGCTACGACTCCCTCTTCTCCAAATGTTCGACGCAACACCTTGTTTGGTTTTCTTGGAGGAGCCGTCGTAACAGTAATTACTGTTCTTTTGATTGAGTTGCTTGATACCCGTGTGAAACGTCCTGAAGATGTTGAAGATGTACTGCAAATTCCACTTTTAGGGGTCGTTCCAGATTTGGACAAAATGAAATAGGAGGAAGTTATGCCAACGTTAGAAATCTCACAGGCAAAATTGGATCTTGTAAAAAAGGCAGAGGAGTATTATAATGCTTTGTGCACGAACCTACAGTTAAGTGGAGATGATTTGAAAGTATTTTCTATCACTTCAGTGAAACCAGGAGAAGGAAAATCAACGACTTCCACTAATATCGCTTGGGCTTTTGCGCGTGCAGGTTACAAAACGCTGCTGATTGATGGAGATATTCGCAATTCTGTTATGTCAGGTGTCTTTAAAGCAAGAGATAAGATTACAGGTCTGACAGAATTTCTATCAGGAACTACAGACCTATCACAAGGGCTCTGTGATACCAATATCGAAAATCTCTTTGTAATTCAGGCTGGATCTGTGTCACCGAATCCGACAGCTCTTCTTCAAAGTAAGAATTTCAGTACAATGCTTGAAACCTTGCGTAAATATTTTGACTACATCATTGTAGACACTGCTCCCGTAGGTGCCGTGATTGATGCAGCTATCATTACGCGAAAATGTGATGCTTCTATTTTAGTGACGGCAGCGGGTGAAACAAATCGAAGGGATATTCAAAAAGCGAAAGAACAACTGGAACACACAGGGAAGCCGTTTTTAGGAGTTGTATTGAATAAATTCGATACTTCAGTAGACAAATACGGTTCTTATGGAAATTATGGAGATTACGGGGAAAAATAAAAAATAGGTTGGGGGATAGAGATGAATGGAAAAGTAGTAAAGCCTTCATTGGCCATAATCCAGAGTTTTCTTGTCATTTTAGTGACTTATCTGCTTAGCGCTGTGAGAGAAACAGAGATTGTTTCAACAACAGCTATTGCACTTTATATCCTCCATTATTTTGTCTTTTATATCAGTGATTATGGACAGGATTTTTTTAAAAGGGGATATTTTATTGAACTTGTCCAGACATTGAAATATATCCTATTCTTTGCGCTAGCGATTAGTATTTCTAATTTTTTCTTAGAAGATCGATTTAGTATTTCTAGACGAGGCATGATTTACTTCCTCACATTACATGCTCTCTTAGTCTATGTGCTAAACTTATTTATCAAGTGGTATTGGAAGCGAGCTTACCCCAATTTTAAAGGAAGTAAGAAGATCCTCTTGCTCACAGCAACTTCTCGTGCCGAAAAGGTACTGGATAGACTAATAGAATCAAATGAGGTTGTTGGGGAGTTGGTAGCTGTCAGTGTTTTAGACAAACCAGATTTTCAGCATAATTCTTTAAAGGTAGTAGCAGAGGAGGAGATAGTAGACTTTGCGACTCATGAGGTGGTCGATGAAGTCTTTATCAATCTTCCAAGTGAAAAATACAATATTGGAGAGCTTATCTCTCAGTTTGAAACGATGGGAATTGATGTAACAGTCAATCTAAATGCTTTTGATCGTAGTTTGGCACGTAACAAGCAAATTCGTGAGATGGCAGGATTAAACGTTGTGACTTTTTCTACAACATTTTATAAGACTAGTCACGTGATTGCTAAGCGGATTATTGATATAGTGGGTGCATTGGTAGGACTGATACTATGTGGTCTAGTCAGTGTTGTACTGGTCCCTTTGATTCGAAAGGATGGGGGCTCTGCTATTTTTGCACAGACGCGTATAGGAAAAAATGGACGACATTTTACTTTTTATAAGTTTCGCTCCATGTGTGTAGATGCTGAGGACAAAAAAAGAGAACTCATGGAACAAAATACCATGCAGGGTGGAATGTTTAAGGTGGACGATGATCCGCGTATCACGAAAATTGGTCGTTTTATAAGGAAGACTAGCTTGGACGAGCTGCCACAGTTTTATAATGTTCTAAAGGGAGATATGAGTTTGGTAGGTACACGACCACCAACAGTGGACGAGTATGAACACTATACCCCAGAACAAAAACGTCGACTAAGTTTTAAACCTGGAATAACAGGCTTATGGCAGGTCAGTGGACGAAGTGAGATTAAGAATTTCGATGAAGTTGTCAAATTAGATGTGGCCTATATAGATGATTGGACAATTTGGAAAGATATTGAAATTTTATTGAAGACAGTTAAGACCGTGTTAAACAGACAGGGAGCTAAATGACTGACTTTTATATTATATATAAGGAAAGCCATCGAATGCACTTCACTTGATATGATATGGATATTTGTTAATATTCTAGATAGATTTGGTGCAAAGGTTTTAAAGCTTACGCGTTTTTAAGATTTTGGTCTTTTTCTTTGGTTGAGCTATTTCTTTACATGTTTTTCTAATTCCATTTTTCCAATTTTTGCTATAATGCTGTGTGAAAATATAAATAGTTTTTGTTGTCAAAGTTAGATTTTTGAATAAGTTTTAAGATAAAATGACTTGTTTTAGACAATTTAATATTTGCTTTTAGAATTACTTTATATGATTTTGGGGAAATTAGATGCGTTGAACACAAGGTATATTCTGGTAATATATGCCTATGTAACCATTCCCAAATCATTCTTTATATGTAAAAAAATCTTGAAGGATGAAGTTTATGAATATTGTTTATGCGACAGATAATAATTTTGTAGATGTATTGTGTGCCTCTATCAAGTCACTTTATACTACTAATTCAGATTTAAATTTAAATTTATGGATTATTGCTGATAATGTTTTTGAGAAAAATAAAGAAAAGGTTAATAATTTGTCAAAACAATATGCACAAAAGGAAATTAATTGGATTGAAAATATTGAAATTCCATTTAGATTACATTTAGATAGAGGATCAATTAGTTCATTCAGTAGGTTATTTTTGGGAAGTGTTCTTCCGAATACAATTAGTGAAATACTCTATCTTGATAGTGATATTATTGTAATGAATTCTTTGAAAAGTCTTTTAAATATTGATTTCGGGAACAAAATTCTTTATGGAGTTAATGATACTTTTAATAAAGAATATAAGAAGGTCTTGGATATACCTATTGATAAAGATATGTTTAATGCTGGAGTTATGTTTATTGATTTAGAGAAGTGGCGAAATAATAATATTGAAGAAAAATTATTGCAAGTAATTCAAAAGTTTAACGGGACTATATTGCAAGGTGATTTAGGAGTTTTGAATGCAGTATTATATAATTCATTTGGAGTACTTCCTCCTGAATATAATTATATGACTATATTCGAAGATATGAGTTATGAAGAAATGATAACATTTAAAAAGCCAATCAATTATTATTCAAAAGAGGAAATTCAAGAAGCGAGAGATCGTATCGTATTACGACATTTTACTACCAGCTTTTTATCAAAACGTCCTTGGCAAGAAGGCAGTACTGTAGCTCATATAGAGCAATTTAAAAAATATTATGAAGGTAGTTACAATGCTGTTAAAGAATCACTTTTATTAAAAGTATTTCAAAAATTACCTAAAAAAAGTGCGGTATTTTTGTTAGGATTTATTCAATCAAAAATTAGACCAAAATTGTATAGAATTTTGAAATAAGGTAAATATTAGTAATGACGAAAAAAGAAAAAATTTTATTAAAAATCCAAGAAGAAGAATTAAAATTATTAAAAGAGTTCATAAGAATATGTTCTCAAAATAAAATCAAATATTTTGCTCTGGGAGGGAGTCTGTTAGGAGCAGTAAGACATAAAGGTTTCATTCCGTGGGATGATGATATGGATCTAGGAATTCCGAGAAATGATTTTGAGAAGTTTACTAATGAAATAGATTTTAACAAATATAATAAAAATTATATTTTAGAAAGTTCTGAAGTGAATTTAGGTGTTATTCAATATAAGTTAAAATCGGGTGTTCAAATATTGGGGGAAAAATATGAAGTATGTTTAGATATATTTCCGTTAGATGGAATGCCAGTAAATAAATTGCAAAAATTTTTTTTTGAAAGAAAAATTCTTTTTTATAGAATGCTTTATAAATTTTCAGTTATAGATCAAGTGGTTGATAAAGATAGAGGAGCTTTTGAAAATTTATTATTTAAAATTGCCAAATTACTCAAACTTAATAAATTTATTTCAACTTCATTGATGAATTGCAAACTTAATAAATTAATAAAAACTTATGATTATAGTAGTTCAAGATATGTAGGTAATATTTTAGGTCGTTACCGTAGTAAAGAAATTGTAGAAAAGAATTTTTTTGGAAAGGGAGTTTTATTACCCTTTGAAGATATATATATTAATTGTCCAGTAAATTATGACTGTTATTTAAAAAATATTTATTGTGATTATATGCAGTTACCGCCGGTTGAAGATAGAATTCCACATTTTGAGGAGCTAAAAAATAAATGAAAAAAATAGGTATAGTGAAATGGGAAATGCATACTGCTGGTGGTGGAGAAAAAGTAGCAATAAATTTAGCAAGTGAGTTGTCACAAAAATATGAGGTCCATCTAGTGTCAATGTTTTCAAATGCTGAAGTTTTTTTCCCATTGAATAATTCTTTCCGTTTTGTAAATTTATCTTCAAAAAAGCTATCAATGAGTAAGAATTTTTTAGAAGCCGTGAAAAAATTGAGAACATACATTATTGAGCATGATCTTGATATTGTTTTGGGCATTGGAATAAGTATGAATTGTATTGGAATTGCAAGTACATTAGGAATGGAGGTGAAATTTGTTTCATGTGACCATACAAATTCAATCGTTGATTTAGATACTAGAGTAAAAAGAATTCAAAGGTATGTGGCATCTAGATTTGCAGATAAGATAATTACACTTACTACATCAGATAGAGATAATTATATAAAAAAATATAAATTGAATCCCCTAAAAATAGACTATATTTATAACTGGGTGGATCCACTTGTAGTAGATAAATTATTTGATAGAAACTCTAAGAAGCTTGTTACTGTTGGACGCTTTGATAAACAAAAAGGTTATGATTTGTTATCTAAGGTAGCAATTCAAGTATTATTAAAGAATCCAGATTGGGAATGGGATATATATGGTTCGGGCAATGAGCAAATAAAACAAGATCTGATTACTGAATTGTATAAAGGTGGTGTTTTATCACGAGTTCATTTTAAAGGGAATGTAAAAGGTACAGAAAATATTTATCCGGGTCATGCTATTTATGTAATGACTTCTCGTTATGAAGGCCTTCCCTTAGTTCTTTTAGAAGCTAAACAGTACGGACTACCTATTGTTAGTTTTAAATGTCCAACTGGTCCATCAGAAATAGTTTTAGATGAAGAAAATGGATATTTAGTTGACAATTACGATGTTGACTACATGAGTAGAAAAATTTCTGATTTAATTGAAAACGAGAATTTGAGATTAAAATTTTCAGATGAATCAATGAAGGATACTGATAAATTCAGCAAGAAAAAGATTATAAAGCAGTGGGAAGACTTAATTGAAGAAATGATAGGGGAATAGAATGGGAAAGAAATTATTAACTGTAGTAGTACCGACATATAATATAGAAAGTTACATTAGGAAGTGTATTGATTCTTTTAAATCAATTAATGATAAGTACTATGATTTATTTGAAGTATTGGTTATAAATGACGGTAGTCATGATAATTCTATAAATGTAGTAGAAGAGATGGTTAATGGAAGTGATTTAGATTTAAAAATCATTAATAAAGAAAATGAAGGACACGGTTCGACAATAAATAGAGGAATAAAAGAATCCAAAGGGAAGTACTTTAAAGTTGTGGATGGGGATGATTGGGTTGATACATTACATTTCGAACAATTTTTAGAAAAACTATCCCAAGTTGATGTCGATATGGTGATTACGGATTTTACCGAACAACATATTTATGATGGGAGTATGGTCCGAATTAATTTTAATAATAATTTAGAAGATGGGAAAGTAGTACAGTCTCTTCCTGAAAATCGAATTCCTATGCATGCACTTACATATAAATTAAATGTATTGAAGGATAATAACATTACTATCAGTGAAAATACTTTTTATGTAGATATAGAATACACGCTTCTGCCAATGAAATATGTTGAGAACTATATGTATTTAAATTTAGATATCTATCAATATTTTTTAGGTAGACCAGATCAAAGTATGAATATTAACGTAATGAAACAAAAATCTGATCATCATGAGAGAGTTACAAAAAGAATATTGGATTTTTATCATGAAATTAAATTAAATAGACAATTGGAAAAGATTGTAAGAGACACATTAACATATCTAATAGGTAAACAGTGCTTACTATATTTGATGAATAATGATCTGAGTAGTATAGATGGATTATTTTCTTATGCTGAAGAAAGTAATTTCAATTGGAAATACGATAGAAAACAAAAAACAACCTCTTTGTTGTATTTAAATTATAAAACAAAGGGAGTATTCAGCTTTGTAATTCATTCAATATTATCCAAAAAGAAGAAAGAAATAAGTAATTCCGATGTTCATTAGTATTATTATTCCAGTATATAATGTGAAAGACTATCTGCATTATGCAATGGAAAGTTTATTTAGACAAACATATAAGGACTTTGAAGTTATTTTAGTCAATGATGGTTCAACAGATGATTCTGGAGAATTATGTAATCACTACGCTGAAAATCATGAGAATATTTATGTTTTTCATAAAAAAAATGGCGGACTCTCGGATGCTAGAAATTTTGGTGTTGAGAAAGCTTCTTCGGATTGGATAGTTTTTCTGGATCCAGATGACTATTTGGAAATAGATGCTTTAGAACTACTGGTTAAGATTCAGAAAAGATATGACGCAGATTTGATATCAACTAAAGTAAAATCTACCTCGACATATGAAGATTATAATTCTGACCATATAGGAGAATCTGATTATAGTAATCTTGATGTTCTTTCGAAAGAGGAAGCACTTGAACTAATGCTCCAAGATAAAGTTGCAACAGTATCAGCCTGTGCTAAACTATATCATAAGAGTATTTTAGAAAGAGCTCCCTTCCCTATTGGGAAAATCTATGAAGATTTTTATGTTGTTGGTGAACATTTAGCATTAGCAAATAGAATTGTGATTAGCCCATATAAAACCTACAATTACTATTGTCGACCAGGAAGTATTGTTCGATCTAAGTTTACTGTAAAGAGATTTAACTTTTTTGAAGCTGCTGAATATAATCGTAGCATTATTAAAAAGCATTACAATTCAAAAGAACTTGAAGATGTTTTGAACATCAAAATAGTACAGGGTTCCTTTTCTATTTCTTCGTCAGCCGCTGAATCAGATGTAGAATCCTTACTATTAATTAGGAGGAAACTATTCTCATTGTATTGGAGTGTTTTTGCATCTCCAAAAGCTTCTTTTAGACTGAAATTGAAATATACGTTATTTTTACTTTTTCCTAAAGAATATTACAAATTAAAAAAAATGATAAAGAAAGTGGATTAAATGTCAGTTAGAAAACTATCTTTAATAGATATACTGGACTATATGTGGATAATATTAATTATTGTACAGTGTCATTCAATATATACAGTAAAATCTGAACCTTTTAACTTGACTGTGCTGTTATTAGTTACAACGGCAATGTTATTGTTACTCAATTTATTACGATTCACTTTGTCAATAAAATTTATACATAAATTTATTTATATGTTAGGGCTATATTTTATAGCAATAGTTACATTTTTTTTAACGAACATAGGTGCTAATCTTACTATACTAAATATTACGAAGTATTTTATAATGCTCCCTTTATTTTTTTTAATAAATAGCATTTATATGAATAAAAAGATTTTACCAGCATTACTATCTAAATTTGTAAATGTAGTAGTAATTTTAGCGATATTTTCTTTATTCTTTTGGATATTTGGGACACTTCTGAATGTTGTACATCCTACCTCGACAGTAATTAATCAGTGGTCTGGTGGTCGATTAATAAATAGCTACTATAACCTATATTTTGAAACCCAACAGATGATTTTTTTTGGGATCCATATAATACGAAATTCAGGAATATTTGCTGAATCTCCTATTTGGGGGCTAATACTAAGTATC
It includes:
- the cpsC gene encoding capsular polysaccharide biosynthesis protein CpsC, whose translation is MKEQNTIEIDVFQLLKTLWKRKLIILLVALVTGAGAFAYSTFIVKPEYTSTTRIYVVNRNQGDKPGLTNQDLQAGSYLVKDYREIILSQDVLEKVATNLKLDMPAKTLAGKVQVTVPTDTRIVSISVKDKQPEEASRIANSLREAAAEKIIAVTRVSDVTTLEEARPATTPSSPNVRRNTLFGFLGGAVVTVITVLLIELLDTRVKRPEDVEDVLQIPLLGVVPDLDKMK
- a CDS encoding LCP family protein; protein product: MTKRSKRSRSGKVKRSVNIALLTVYLLLASFLLFLIFKYHILAFRYFNLVATALVLLVALAELLLIIYKKAEKFTIFLLVLSILVSSVSLFAVQQFVGLTNRLNATSNYSEYSISVAVLADSEIGNVTQLTSVTAPTGTDNENIQKLLADIKSSQNTDLTVNQSSSYLAAYKSLIAGDTKAIVLNSVFENIIESEYPDYASKIKKIYTKGFTKKVEAPKTSKSQSFNIYVSGIDTYGPISSVSRSDVNILMTVNRDTKKILLTTTPRDAYVPIADGGNNQKDKLTHAGIYGVDSSIHTLENLYGVDINYYVRLNFTSFLKLIDLLGGVDVYNDQEFTALANKKHYSIGNVHLDSEEALAFVRERYSLADGDRDRGRNQQKVIVAILQKLTSTEALKNYSTIIDSLQDSIQTNMPLETMMNLVNAQLESGGTYKVNSQDLKGTGRMDLPSYAMPDSNLYMMEIDDSSLASVKTAIQDVLEGR
- a CDS encoding tyrosine-protein kinase, which produces MPTLEISQAKLDLVKKAEEYYNALCTNLQLSGDDLKVFSITSVKPGEGKSTTSTNIAWAFARAGYKTLLIDGDIRNSVMSGVFKARDKITGLTEFLSGTTDLSQGLCDTNIENLFVIQAGSVSPNPTALLQSKNFSTMLETLRKYFDYIIVDTAPVGAVIDAAIITRKCDASILVTAAGETNRRDIQKAKEQLEHTGKPFLGVVLNKFDTSVDKYGSYGNYGDYGEK
- the cps4B gene encoding capsular polysaccharide biosynthesis protein Cps4B, which encodes MIDIHSHIVFDVDDGPKSREESKALLTEAYRQGVRTIVSTSHRRKGMFETPEEKIAENFLQVREIAKEVASDLVIAYGAEIYYTPDVLDKLEKKQIPTLNDSRYALIEFSMNTPYRDIHSALSKILMLGITPVIAHIERYDALENNEKCVRELIDMGCYTQVNSSHILKPKLFGERYKFMKKRAQYFLEQDLVHVIASDMHNLDGRPPHMAEAYDLVTQKYGEAKAQELFIDNPRKIVMDQLI
- a CDS encoding sugar transferase; the encoded protein is MNGKVVKPSLAIIQSFLVILVTYLLSAVRETEIVSTTAIALYILHYFVFYISDYGQDFFKRGYFIELVQTLKYILFFALAISISNFFLEDRFSISRRGMIYFLTLHALLVYVLNLFIKWYWKRAYPNFKGSKKILLLTATSRAEKVLDRLIESNEVVGELVAVSVLDKPDFQHNSLKVVAEEEIVDFATHEVVDEVFINLPSEKYNIGELISQFETMGIDVTVNLNAFDRSLARNKQIREMAGLNVVTFSTTFYKTSHVIAKRIIDIVGALVGLILCGLVSVVLVPLIRKDGGSAIFAQTRIGKNGRHFTFYKFRSMCVDAEDKKRELMEQNTMQGGMFKVDDDPRITKIGRFIRKTSLDELPQFYNVLKGDMSLVGTRPPTVDEYEHYTPEQKRRLSFKPGITGLWQVSGRSEIKNFDEVVKLDVAYIDDWTIWKDIEILLKTVKTVLNRQGAK
- a CDS encoding peptide ABC transporter substrate-binding protein, with the protein product MIKMKKRLIGTGLVLATGILLSACGQSNTDTSTFSSTFGANPTTFNYLLDYYADNTAVITNLVDGLLENDSYGNLTPALAEDWSVSADDLTYTYKLRKDAKWYTADGEEYAPVKAQDFVTGIKYAADNKGQAMDLIQNSIKGLNDYVTGVTNDFSTVGVKALDDYTVEYTLTRPEPYWNSKTTNSILFPVNEEFLKSKDKDFGTLTPDSILYNGPYLLKDFTSKSSIEYVKNPHYYDHDKVTIEKVKLAYFDGSDQEMTIRNFESGAYSLAGVYPNSSSYAKTKEKYQDNIVYSLQDKTSWYFNFNVNRKAYNHTAKTSDQQKNSTQTAILNKNFRQALNFAIDRTAYSAQSNGQEAASNTLRNTLVPPTFVQVGDKSFGEVVSSKLVQYGTEWSEINLSDAQDGYFNREKAQAKFAEAKKELEAQGVTFPIHLDIPVDQTNKNAVSGMNSLKQTLETVLGSDHVVIDVQQLSTDDFGNVAFLAPNPAARDYDLNFDGWVGDYQDPSTYLDPFNAEDGFYLKIFGLDAKEDQDKIKSLGLDTYTKLLKEADAENKDVSKRYEKYAEAQAWMIDNSLVMSAMSNGGTASVTKVTPFTRAYSLVGIKGDGNNYKYMRLQKDPVTKKQFDEAKTKWEEESKKAIEKSQKEFKNHIK
- a CDS encoding glycosyltransferase family 8 protein, with amino-acid sequence MNIVYATDNNFVDVLCASIKSLYTTNSDLNLNLWIIADNVFEKNKEKVNNLSKQYAQKEINWIENIEIPFRLHLDRGSISSFSRLFLGSVLPNTISEILYLDSDIIVMNSLKSLLNIDFGNKILYGVNDTFNKEYKKVLDIPIDKDMFNAGVMFIDLEKWRNNNIEEKLLQVIQKFNGTILQGDLGVLNAVLYNSFGVLPPEYNYMTIFEDMSYEEMITFKKPINYYSKEEIQEARDRIVLRHFTTSFLSKRPWQEGSTVAHIEQFKKYYEGSYNAVKESLLLKVFQKLPKKSAVFLLGFIQSKIRPKLYRILK